One Rhinolophus sinicus isolate RSC01 linkage group LG06, ASM3656204v1, whole genome shotgun sequence DNA window includes the following coding sequences:
- the DVL1 gene encoding segment polarity protein dishevelled homolog DVL-1 isoform X2 has protein sequence MAETKIIYHMDEEETPYLVKLPVAPERVTLADFKTVLSNRPVHAYKFFFKSMDQDFGVVKEEISADNARLPCFNGRVVSWLVLAEGAHSDAGSQATDGHTDLPPPLERMGGIGDSRPPSFHPNVASSRDGMDNETGTESTVSHRRERARRRNREEAARTNGHPRGDRRRDLGLPPDSASTVLSSELESSSFIDSDEDDNTSRLSSSTEQSTSSRLIRKHKRRRRKQRMRHTDRASSFSSITDSTMSLNIITVTLNMERHHFLGISIVGQSNDRGDGGIYIGSIMKGGAVAADGRIEPGDMLLQVNDVNFENMSNDDAVRVLREIVSQTGPISLTVAKCWDPTPRSYFTVPRADPVRPIDPAAWLSHTAALTGALPRYELEEAALTVKSDMGVVVRAMQLPDSGLEIRDRMWLKITIANAVIGADVVDWLYTHVDGFKERREARKYASSMLKRGFLRHTVNKVTFSEQCYYVFGDLCSSEWGTTGWGPGWAVCPPHTLTHPPLLPDLAALNLNSGSSGASDQDTLAPLPHPAPPWALGQGYPYQYAGPPPCFPPAYQDPGFSYGSGSAGSQQSEGSKSSGSTRSAGGSSRRALGREEHRGVGAGGSGSESDHIAPSRAGGSSWRERPASQLSRGSSPHSQASAAAPGLPPLHPLTKAYSVVGGPPGGPPVRELAAVPPELTGSRQSFQKAMGNPCEFFVDIM, from the exons ATGGCGGAGACCAAGATCATCTATCACATGGACGAGGAGGAGACGCCGTACCTGGTCAAGCTGCCCGTGGCGCCCGAGCGCGTCACGCTGGCCGACTTCAAGACCGTGCTCAGCAACCGGCCGGTGCACGCCTACAAATTCTTCTTCAAGTCCATGGACCAGGACTTCGG GGTGGTGAAAGAGGAGATCTCGGCCGATAATGCCAGGCTGCCCTGCTTCAACGGCCGCGTGGTCTCCTGG CTGGTCCTGGCTGAGGGTGCACACTCAGACGCAGGGTCTCAGGCCACTGATGGCCACACAGACCTGCCCCCACCACTTGAGCGGATGGGCGGCATTGGGGACTCCCGGCCCCCCTCTTTCCA CCCAAATGTGGCCAGCAGCCGTGACGGGATGGACAACGAGACCGGCACAGAGTCCACGGTCAGCCACCGGCGGGAGCGAGCACGGCGTCGGAACCGCGAGGAGG CTGCCCGGACCAATGGGCACCCGAGGGGGGACCGGCGTAGGGACCTGGGGCTGCCCCCTGACAGTGCGTCCACCGTGCTGAGCAGTGAACTTGAGTCCAGCAGCTTTATCGACTCAGATGAGGACGACAACACGAGCCG GCTGAGCAGCTCTACCGAGCAAAGCACCTCCTCCCGGCTCATCCGGAAGCACAAGCGGCGGCGGCGGAAGCAGCGCATGCGGCACACGGACCGC GCCTCGTCCTTCAGCAGCATCACGGACTCCACTATGTCCTTGAACATTATCACTGTCACCCTCAACATGG AGAGGCACCACTTCCTGGGCATCAGTATCGTGGGCCAGAGCAACGACCGCGGGGACGGTGGCATCTACATTGGCTCCATCATGAAAGGCGGGGCTGTGGCTGCCGACGGCCGCATCGAGCCAGGGGACATGCTGCTGCAG GTGAACGACGTCAACTTTGAGAACATGAGCAACGACGACGCCGTGCGGGTGCTGCGGGAAATTGTGTCCCAGACAGG GCCCATCAGCCTCACCGTGGCCAAGTGCTGGGACCCGACCCCCCGGAGCTACTTCACTGTCCCACGGG CTGACCCGGTTCGGCCCATTGACCCTGCTGCCTGGCTGTCACACACCGCGGCGCTGACCGGAGCCCTGCCCCGCTACG AGCTGGAGGAGGCGGCACTGACAGTGAAGAGTGACATGGGTGTCGTGGTCCGGGCCATGCAGCTGCCGGACTCCGGCCTGGAGATTCGTGACCGCATGTGGCTAAAGATCACCATTGCCAACGCCGTCATCG GGGCCGACGTGGTGGACTGGCTGTACACCCACGTGGACGGCTTCAAGGAGCGGCGGGAGGCACGCAAATACGCTAGCAGCATGCTGAAACGGGGTTTCCTGCGGCACACGGTGAACAAGGTCACCTTCTCTGAGCAGTGCTACTACGTCTTTGGGGACCTGTGCAGCAGTGAGTGGGGGACTACGGGGTGGGGCCCCGGGTGGGCCGTttgccctccccacaccctcacCCACCCTCCCCTTCTGCCAGATCTCGCAGCCTTGAACCTCAACAGCGGTTCCAGCGGGGCCTCAGATCAGGACACGCTGGCCCCGCTGCCTCACCCGGCCcccccctgggccctgggccagggCTACCCCTACCAGTACGCAGGGCCCCCGCCCTGCTTCCCGCCCGCGTACCAGGACCCCGGCTTCAGCTACGGCAGCGGCAGTGCTGGCAGTCAGCAGAGTGAAG GAAGCAAAAGCAGCGGGTCCACCCGGAGTGCAGGCGGGAGCAGCCGGCGTGCCCTGGGCCGAGAGGAGCATCGGGGGGTTGGGGCTGGGGGCAGTGGCAGCGAGTCGGACCACATAGCCCCAAGCAGAGCAGGTGGCAGCAGCTGGCGGGAGCGTCCAGCTAGCCAGCTGAGCCGTGGCAGCAGCCCACATAGCCAGGCCTCGGCCGCCGCCCCGGGACTCCCCCCACTGCACCCCCTGACAAAGGCGTACTCAGTGGTGGGTGGGCCCCCTGGGGGGCCGCCTGTCCGGGAGCTGGCCGCTGTGCCCCCAGAACTGACAGGTAGCCGCCAGTCCTTCCAGAAGGCCATGGGGAACCCCTGTGAGTTTTTTGTGGACATCATGTGA
- the DVL1 gene encoding segment polarity protein dishevelled homolog DVL-1 isoform X4 has product MAETKIIYHMDEEETPYLVKLPVAPERVTLADFKTVLSNRPVHAYKFFFKSMDQDFGVVKEEISADNARLPCFNGRVVSWLVLAEGAHSDAGSQATDGHTDLPPPLERMGGIGDSRPPSFHPNVASSRDGMDNETGTESTVSHRRERARRRNREEAARTNGHPRGDRRRDLGLPPDSASTVLSSELESSSFIDSDEDDNTSRLSSSTEQSTSSRLIRKHKRRRRKQRMRHTDRASSFSSITDSTMSLNIITVTLNMERHHFLGISIVGQSNDRGDGGIYIGSIMKGGAVAADGRIEPGDMLLQVNDVNFENMSNDDAVRVLREIVSQTGPISLTVAKCWDPTPRSYFTVPRADPVRPIDPAAWLSHTAALTGALPRYELEEAALTVKSDMGVVVRAMQLPDSGLEIRDRMWLKITIANAVIGADVVDWLYTHVDGFKERREARKYASSMLKRGFLRHTVNKVTFSEQCYYVFGDLCSNLAALNLNSGSSGASDQDTLAPLPHPAPPWALGQGYPYQYAGPPPCFPPAYQDPGFSYGSGSAGSQQSEGSKSSGSTRSAGGSSRRALGREEHRGVGAGGSGSESDHIAPSRAGGSSWRERPASQLSRGSSPHSQASAAAPGLPPLHPLTKAYSVVGGPPGGPPVRELAAVPPELTGSRQSFQKAMGNPCEFFVDIM; this is encoded by the exons ATGGCGGAGACCAAGATCATCTATCACATGGACGAGGAGGAGACGCCGTACCTGGTCAAGCTGCCCGTGGCGCCCGAGCGCGTCACGCTGGCCGACTTCAAGACCGTGCTCAGCAACCGGCCGGTGCACGCCTACAAATTCTTCTTCAAGTCCATGGACCAGGACTTCGG GGTGGTGAAAGAGGAGATCTCGGCCGATAATGCCAGGCTGCCCTGCTTCAACGGCCGCGTGGTCTCCTGG CTGGTCCTGGCTGAGGGTGCACACTCAGACGCAGGGTCTCAGGCCACTGATGGCCACACAGACCTGCCCCCACCACTTGAGCGGATGGGCGGCATTGGGGACTCCCGGCCCCCCTCTTTCCA CCCAAATGTGGCCAGCAGCCGTGACGGGATGGACAACGAGACCGGCACAGAGTCCACGGTCAGCCACCGGCGGGAGCGAGCACGGCGTCGGAACCGCGAGGAGG CTGCCCGGACCAATGGGCACCCGAGGGGGGACCGGCGTAGGGACCTGGGGCTGCCCCCTGACAGTGCGTCCACCGTGCTGAGCAGTGAACTTGAGTCCAGCAGCTTTATCGACTCAGATGAGGACGACAACACGAGCCG GCTGAGCAGCTCTACCGAGCAAAGCACCTCCTCCCGGCTCATCCGGAAGCACAAGCGGCGGCGGCGGAAGCAGCGCATGCGGCACACGGACCGC GCCTCGTCCTTCAGCAGCATCACGGACTCCACTATGTCCTTGAACATTATCACTGTCACCCTCAACATGG AGAGGCACCACTTCCTGGGCATCAGTATCGTGGGCCAGAGCAACGACCGCGGGGACGGTGGCATCTACATTGGCTCCATCATGAAAGGCGGGGCTGTGGCTGCCGACGGCCGCATCGAGCCAGGGGACATGCTGCTGCAG GTGAACGACGTCAACTTTGAGAACATGAGCAACGACGACGCCGTGCGGGTGCTGCGGGAAATTGTGTCCCAGACAGG GCCCATCAGCCTCACCGTGGCCAAGTGCTGGGACCCGACCCCCCGGAGCTACTTCACTGTCCCACGGG CTGACCCGGTTCGGCCCATTGACCCTGCTGCCTGGCTGTCACACACCGCGGCGCTGACCGGAGCCCTGCCCCGCTACG AGCTGGAGGAGGCGGCACTGACAGTGAAGAGTGACATGGGTGTCGTGGTCCGGGCCATGCAGCTGCCGGACTCCGGCCTGGAGATTCGTGACCGCATGTGGCTAAAGATCACCATTGCCAACGCCGTCATCG GGGCCGACGTGGTGGACTGGCTGTACACCCACGTGGACGGCTTCAAGGAGCGGCGGGAGGCACGCAAATACGCTAGCAGCATGCTGAAACGGGGTTTCCTGCGGCACACGGTGAACAAGGTCACCTTCTCTGAGCAGTGCTACTACGTCTTTGGGGACCTGTGCAGCA ATCTCGCAGCCTTGAACCTCAACAGCGGTTCCAGCGGGGCCTCAGATCAGGACACGCTGGCCCCGCTGCCTCACCCGGCCcccccctgggccctgggccagggCTACCCCTACCAGTACGCAGGGCCCCCGCCCTGCTTCCCGCCCGCGTACCAGGACCCCGGCTTCAGCTACGGCAGCGGCAGTGCTGGCAGTCAGCAGAGTGAAG GAAGCAAAAGCAGCGGGTCCACCCGGAGTGCAGGCGGGAGCAGCCGGCGTGCCCTGGGCCGAGAGGAGCATCGGGGGGTTGGGGCTGGGGGCAGTGGCAGCGAGTCGGACCACATAGCCCCAAGCAGAGCAGGTGGCAGCAGCTGGCGGGAGCGTCCAGCTAGCCAGCTGAGCCGTGGCAGCAGCCCACATAGCCAGGCCTCGGCCGCCGCCCCGGGACTCCCCCCACTGCACCCCCTGACAAAGGCGTACTCAGTGGTGGGTGGGCCCCCTGGGGGGCCGCCTGTCCGGGAGCTGGCCGCTGTGCCCCCAGAACTGACAGGTAGCCGCCAGTCCTTCCAGAAGGCCATGGGGAACCCCTGTGAGTTTTTTGTGGACATCATGTGA
- the DVL1 gene encoding segment polarity protein dishevelled homolog DVL-1 isoform X6 — protein MAETKIIYHMDEEETPYLVKLPVAPERVTLADFKTVLSNRPVHAYKFFFKSMDQDFGVVKEEISADNARLPCFNGRVVSWLVLAEGAHSDAGSQATDGHTDLPPPLERMGGIGDSRPPSFHPNVASSRDGMDNETGTESTVSHRRERARRRNREEAARTNGHPRGDRRRDLGLPPDSASTVLSSELESSSFIDSDEDDNTSRLSSSTEQSTSSRLIRKHKRRRRKQRMRHTDRASSFSSITDSTMSLNIITVTLNMERHHFLGISIVGQSNDRGDGGIYIGSIMKGGAVAADGRIEPGDMLLQVNDVNFENMSNDDAVRVLREIVSQTGPISLTVAKCWDPTPRSYFTVPRADPVRPIDPAAWLSHTAALTGALPRYGTSPCSSAITRTSSSSLTSSVPGAPQLEEAALTVKSDMGVVVRAMQLPDSGLEIRDRMWLKITIANAVIGADVVDWLYTHVDGFKERREARKYASSMLKRGFLRHTVNKVTFSEQCYYVFGDLCSNLAALNLNSGSSGASDQDTLAPLPHPAPPWALGQGYPYQYAGPPPCFPPAYQDPGFSYGSGSAGSQQSEALD, from the exons ATGGCGGAGACCAAGATCATCTATCACATGGACGAGGAGGAGACGCCGTACCTGGTCAAGCTGCCCGTGGCGCCCGAGCGCGTCACGCTGGCCGACTTCAAGACCGTGCTCAGCAACCGGCCGGTGCACGCCTACAAATTCTTCTTCAAGTCCATGGACCAGGACTTCGG GGTGGTGAAAGAGGAGATCTCGGCCGATAATGCCAGGCTGCCCTGCTTCAACGGCCGCGTGGTCTCCTGG CTGGTCCTGGCTGAGGGTGCACACTCAGACGCAGGGTCTCAGGCCACTGATGGCCACACAGACCTGCCCCCACCACTTGAGCGGATGGGCGGCATTGGGGACTCCCGGCCCCCCTCTTTCCA CCCAAATGTGGCCAGCAGCCGTGACGGGATGGACAACGAGACCGGCACAGAGTCCACGGTCAGCCACCGGCGGGAGCGAGCACGGCGTCGGAACCGCGAGGAGG CTGCCCGGACCAATGGGCACCCGAGGGGGGACCGGCGTAGGGACCTGGGGCTGCCCCCTGACAGTGCGTCCACCGTGCTGAGCAGTGAACTTGAGTCCAGCAGCTTTATCGACTCAGATGAGGACGACAACACGAGCCG GCTGAGCAGCTCTACCGAGCAAAGCACCTCCTCCCGGCTCATCCGGAAGCACAAGCGGCGGCGGCGGAAGCAGCGCATGCGGCACACGGACCGC GCCTCGTCCTTCAGCAGCATCACGGACTCCACTATGTCCTTGAACATTATCACTGTCACCCTCAACATGG AGAGGCACCACTTCCTGGGCATCAGTATCGTGGGCCAGAGCAACGACCGCGGGGACGGTGGCATCTACATTGGCTCCATCATGAAAGGCGGGGCTGTGGCTGCCGACGGCCGCATCGAGCCAGGGGACATGCTGCTGCAG GTGAACGACGTCAACTTTGAGAACATGAGCAACGACGACGCCGTGCGGGTGCTGCGGGAAATTGTGTCCCAGACAGG GCCCATCAGCCTCACCGTGGCCAAGTGCTGGGACCCGACCCCCCGGAGCTACTTCACTGTCCCACGGG CTGACCCGGTTCGGCCCATTGACCCTGCTGCCTGGCTGTCACACACCGCGGCGCTGACCGGAGCCCTGCCCCGCTACGGTACGAGCCCCTGCTCCAGCGCCATCACACGCACCAGCTCCTCCTCACTAACCAGCTCTGTGCCCGGCGCTCCAC AGCTGGAGGAGGCGGCACTGACAGTGAAGAGTGACATGGGTGTCGTGGTCCGGGCCATGCAGCTGCCGGACTCCGGCCTGGAGATTCGTGACCGCATGTGGCTAAAGATCACCATTGCCAACGCCGTCATCG GGGCCGACGTGGTGGACTGGCTGTACACCCACGTGGACGGCTTCAAGGAGCGGCGGGAGGCACGCAAATACGCTAGCAGCATGCTGAAACGGGGTTTCCTGCGGCACACGGTGAACAAGGTCACCTTCTCTGAGCAGTGCTACTACGTCTTTGGGGACCTGTGCAGCA ATCTCGCAGCCTTGAACCTCAACAGCGGTTCCAGCGGGGCCTCAGATCAGGACACGCTGGCCCCGCTGCCTCACCCGGCCcccccctgggccctgggccagggCTACCCCTACCAGTACGCAGGGCCCCCGCCCTGCTTCCCGCCCGCGTACCAGGACCCCGGCTTCAGCTACGGCAGCGGCAGTGCTGGCAGTCAGCAGAGTGAAG CCTTAGACTGA
- the DVL1 gene encoding segment polarity protein dishevelled homolog DVL-1 isoform X3, whose protein sequence is MAETKIIYHMDEEETPYLVKLPVAPERVTLADFKTVLSNRPVHAYKFFFKSMDQDFGVVKEEISADNARLPCFNGRVVSWLVLAEGAHSDAGSQATDGHTDLPPPLERMGGIGDSRPPSFHPNVASSRDGMDNETGTESTVSHRRERARRRNREEAARTNGHPRGDRRRDLGLPPDSASTVLSSELESSSFIDSDEDDNTSRLSSSTEQSTSSRLIRKHKRRRRKQRMRHTDRASSFSSITDSTMSLNIITVTLNMERHHFLGISIVGQSNDRGDGGIYIGSIMKGGAVAADGRIEPGDMLLQVNDVNFENMSNDDAVRVLREIVSQTGPISLTVAKCWDPTPRSYFTVPRADPVRPIDPAAWLSHTAALTGALPRYGTSPCSSAITRTSSSSLTSSVPGAPQLEEAALTVKSDMGVVVRAMQLPDSGLEIRDRMWLKITIANAVIGADVVDWLYTHVDGFKERREARKYASSMLKRGFLRHTVNKVTFSEQCYYVFGDLCSNLAALNLNSGSSGASDQDTLAPLPHPAPPWALGQGYPYQYAGPPPCFPPAYQDPGFSYGSGSAGSQQSEGSKSSGSTRSAGGSSRRALGREEHRGVGAGGSGSESDHIAPSRAGGSSWRERPASQLSRGSSPHSQASAAAPGLPPLHPLTKAYSVVGGPPGGPPVRELAAVPPELTGSRQSFQKAMGNPCEFFVDIM, encoded by the exons ATGGCGGAGACCAAGATCATCTATCACATGGACGAGGAGGAGACGCCGTACCTGGTCAAGCTGCCCGTGGCGCCCGAGCGCGTCACGCTGGCCGACTTCAAGACCGTGCTCAGCAACCGGCCGGTGCACGCCTACAAATTCTTCTTCAAGTCCATGGACCAGGACTTCGG GGTGGTGAAAGAGGAGATCTCGGCCGATAATGCCAGGCTGCCCTGCTTCAACGGCCGCGTGGTCTCCTGG CTGGTCCTGGCTGAGGGTGCACACTCAGACGCAGGGTCTCAGGCCACTGATGGCCACACAGACCTGCCCCCACCACTTGAGCGGATGGGCGGCATTGGGGACTCCCGGCCCCCCTCTTTCCA CCCAAATGTGGCCAGCAGCCGTGACGGGATGGACAACGAGACCGGCACAGAGTCCACGGTCAGCCACCGGCGGGAGCGAGCACGGCGTCGGAACCGCGAGGAGG CTGCCCGGACCAATGGGCACCCGAGGGGGGACCGGCGTAGGGACCTGGGGCTGCCCCCTGACAGTGCGTCCACCGTGCTGAGCAGTGAACTTGAGTCCAGCAGCTTTATCGACTCAGATGAGGACGACAACACGAGCCG GCTGAGCAGCTCTACCGAGCAAAGCACCTCCTCCCGGCTCATCCGGAAGCACAAGCGGCGGCGGCGGAAGCAGCGCATGCGGCACACGGACCGC GCCTCGTCCTTCAGCAGCATCACGGACTCCACTATGTCCTTGAACATTATCACTGTCACCCTCAACATGG AGAGGCACCACTTCCTGGGCATCAGTATCGTGGGCCAGAGCAACGACCGCGGGGACGGTGGCATCTACATTGGCTCCATCATGAAAGGCGGGGCTGTGGCTGCCGACGGCCGCATCGAGCCAGGGGACATGCTGCTGCAG GTGAACGACGTCAACTTTGAGAACATGAGCAACGACGACGCCGTGCGGGTGCTGCGGGAAATTGTGTCCCAGACAGG GCCCATCAGCCTCACCGTGGCCAAGTGCTGGGACCCGACCCCCCGGAGCTACTTCACTGTCCCACGGG CTGACCCGGTTCGGCCCATTGACCCTGCTGCCTGGCTGTCACACACCGCGGCGCTGACCGGAGCCCTGCCCCGCTACGGTACGAGCCCCTGCTCCAGCGCCATCACACGCACCAGCTCCTCCTCACTAACCAGCTCTGTGCCCGGCGCTCCAC AGCTGGAGGAGGCGGCACTGACAGTGAAGAGTGACATGGGTGTCGTGGTCCGGGCCATGCAGCTGCCGGACTCCGGCCTGGAGATTCGTGACCGCATGTGGCTAAAGATCACCATTGCCAACGCCGTCATCG GGGCCGACGTGGTGGACTGGCTGTACACCCACGTGGACGGCTTCAAGGAGCGGCGGGAGGCACGCAAATACGCTAGCAGCATGCTGAAACGGGGTTTCCTGCGGCACACGGTGAACAAGGTCACCTTCTCTGAGCAGTGCTACTACGTCTTTGGGGACCTGTGCAGCA ATCTCGCAGCCTTGAACCTCAACAGCGGTTCCAGCGGGGCCTCAGATCAGGACACGCTGGCCCCGCTGCCTCACCCGGCCcccccctgggccctgggccagggCTACCCCTACCAGTACGCAGGGCCCCCGCCCTGCTTCCCGCCCGCGTACCAGGACCCCGGCTTCAGCTACGGCAGCGGCAGTGCTGGCAGTCAGCAGAGTGAAG GAAGCAAAAGCAGCGGGTCCACCCGGAGTGCAGGCGGGAGCAGCCGGCGTGCCCTGGGCCGAGAGGAGCATCGGGGGGTTGGGGCTGGGGGCAGTGGCAGCGAGTCGGACCACATAGCCCCAAGCAGAGCAGGTGGCAGCAGCTGGCGGGAGCGTCCAGCTAGCCAGCTGAGCCGTGGCAGCAGCCCACATAGCCAGGCCTCGGCCGCCGCCCCGGGACTCCCCCCACTGCACCCCCTGACAAAGGCGTACTCAGTGGTGGGTGGGCCCCCTGGGGGGCCGCCTGTCCGGGAGCTGGCCGCTGTGCCCCCAGAACTGACAGGTAGCCGCCAGTCCTTCCAGAAGGCCATGGGGAACCCCTGTGAGTTTTTTGTGGACATCATGTGA
- the DVL1 gene encoding segment polarity protein dishevelled homolog DVL-1 isoform X1, whose amino-acid sequence MAETKIIYHMDEEETPYLVKLPVAPERVTLADFKTVLSNRPVHAYKFFFKSMDQDFGVVKEEISADNARLPCFNGRVVSWLVLAEGAHSDAGSQATDGHTDLPPPLERMGGIGDSRPPSFHPNVASSRDGMDNETGTESTVSHRRERARRRNREEAARTNGHPRGDRRRDLGLPPDSASTVLSSELESSSFIDSDEDDNTSRLSSSTEQSTSSRLIRKHKRRRRKQRMRHTDRASSFSSITDSTMSLNIITVTLNMERHHFLGISIVGQSNDRGDGGIYIGSIMKGGAVAADGRIEPGDMLLQVNDVNFENMSNDDAVRVLREIVSQTGPISLTVAKCWDPTPRSYFTVPRADPVRPIDPAAWLSHTAALTGALPRYGTSPCSSAITRTSSSSLTSSVPGAPQLEEAALTVKSDMGVVVRAMQLPDSGLEIRDRMWLKITIANAVIGADVVDWLYTHVDGFKERREARKYASSMLKRGFLRHTVNKVTFSEQCYYVFGDLCSSEWGTTGWGPGWAVCPPHTLTHPPLLPDLAALNLNSGSSGASDQDTLAPLPHPAPPWALGQGYPYQYAGPPPCFPPAYQDPGFSYGSGSAGSQQSEGSKSSGSTRSAGGSSRRALGREEHRGVGAGGSGSESDHIAPSRAGGSSWRERPASQLSRGSSPHSQASAAAPGLPPLHPLTKAYSVVGGPPGGPPVRELAAVPPELTGSRQSFQKAMGNPCEFFVDIM is encoded by the exons ATGGCGGAGACCAAGATCATCTATCACATGGACGAGGAGGAGACGCCGTACCTGGTCAAGCTGCCCGTGGCGCCCGAGCGCGTCACGCTGGCCGACTTCAAGACCGTGCTCAGCAACCGGCCGGTGCACGCCTACAAATTCTTCTTCAAGTCCATGGACCAGGACTTCGG GGTGGTGAAAGAGGAGATCTCGGCCGATAATGCCAGGCTGCCCTGCTTCAACGGCCGCGTGGTCTCCTGG CTGGTCCTGGCTGAGGGTGCACACTCAGACGCAGGGTCTCAGGCCACTGATGGCCACACAGACCTGCCCCCACCACTTGAGCGGATGGGCGGCATTGGGGACTCCCGGCCCCCCTCTTTCCA CCCAAATGTGGCCAGCAGCCGTGACGGGATGGACAACGAGACCGGCACAGAGTCCACGGTCAGCCACCGGCGGGAGCGAGCACGGCGTCGGAACCGCGAGGAGG CTGCCCGGACCAATGGGCACCCGAGGGGGGACCGGCGTAGGGACCTGGGGCTGCCCCCTGACAGTGCGTCCACCGTGCTGAGCAGTGAACTTGAGTCCAGCAGCTTTATCGACTCAGATGAGGACGACAACACGAGCCG GCTGAGCAGCTCTACCGAGCAAAGCACCTCCTCCCGGCTCATCCGGAAGCACAAGCGGCGGCGGCGGAAGCAGCGCATGCGGCACACGGACCGC GCCTCGTCCTTCAGCAGCATCACGGACTCCACTATGTCCTTGAACATTATCACTGTCACCCTCAACATGG AGAGGCACCACTTCCTGGGCATCAGTATCGTGGGCCAGAGCAACGACCGCGGGGACGGTGGCATCTACATTGGCTCCATCATGAAAGGCGGGGCTGTGGCTGCCGACGGCCGCATCGAGCCAGGGGACATGCTGCTGCAG GTGAACGACGTCAACTTTGAGAACATGAGCAACGACGACGCCGTGCGGGTGCTGCGGGAAATTGTGTCCCAGACAGG GCCCATCAGCCTCACCGTGGCCAAGTGCTGGGACCCGACCCCCCGGAGCTACTTCACTGTCCCACGGG CTGACCCGGTTCGGCCCATTGACCCTGCTGCCTGGCTGTCACACACCGCGGCGCTGACCGGAGCCCTGCCCCGCTACGGTACGAGCCCCTGCTCCAGCGCCATCACACGCACCAGCTCCTCCTCACTAACCAGCTCTGTGCCCGGCGCTCCAC AGCTGGAGGAGGCGGCACTGACAGTGAAGAGTGACATGGGTGTCGTGGTCCGGGCCATGCAGCTGCCGGACTCCGGCCTGGAGATTCGTGACCGCATGTGGCTAAAGATCACCATTGCCAACGCCGTCATCG GGGCCGACGTGGTGGACTGGCTGTACACCCACGTGGACGGCTTCAAGGAGCGGCGGGAGGCACGCAAATACGCTAGCAGCATGCTGAAACGGGGTTTCCTGCGGCACACGGTGAACAAGGTCACCTTCTCTGAGCAGTGCTACTACGTCTTTGGGGACCTGTGCAGCAGTGAGTGGGGGACTACGGGGTGGGGCCCCGGGTGGGCCGTttgccctccccacaccctcacCCACCCTCCCCTTCTGCCAGATCTCGCAGCCTTGAACCTCAACAGCGGTTCCAGCGGGGCCTCAGATCAGGACACGCTGGCCCCGCTGCCTCACCCGGCCcccccctgggccctgggccagggCTACCCCTACCAGTACGCAGGGCCCCCGCCCTGCTTCCCGCCCGCGTACCAGGACCCCGGCTTCAGCTACGGCAGCGGCAGTGCTGGCAGTCAGCAGAGTGAAG GAAGCAAAAGCAGCGGGTCCACCCGGAGTGCAGGCGGGAGCAGCCGGCGTGCCCTGGGCCGAGAGGAGCATCGGGGGGTTGGGGCTGGGGGCAGTGGCAGCGAGTCGGACCACATAGCCCCAAGCAGAGCAGGTGGCAGCAGCTGGCGGGAGCGTCCAGCTAGCCAGCTGAGCCGTGGCAGCAGCCCACATAGCCAGGCCTCGGCCGCCGCCCCGGGACTCCCCCCACTGCACCCCCTGACAAAGGCGTACTCAGTGGTGGGTGGGCCCCCTGGGGGGCCGCCTGTCCGGGAGCTGGCCGCTGTGCCCCCAGAACTGACAGGTAGCCGCCAGTCCTTCCAGAAGGCCATGGGGAACCCCTGTGAGTTTTTTGTGGACATCATGTGA